The Arachis ipaensis cultivar K30076 chromosome B05, Araip1.1, whole genome shotgun sequence nucleotide sequence GCTGAAAGAAGGAGACCAAAATACTAACTTCttccattaaaaatttaaatctaGAACCAGAAGAAATAAGATATGGCATATGCAGAGAGATAAAGCAACAACTAATGCTAATATTGTTAGGGTGACTGTGGGCTACTTTAAGAGTCGTCTTCCAATTAGGTGGATCATGAGCCTTTTGTCACAGACTTTGAGCCTAAGGTTACAGCTAACATGAACCGTAGGCTTAGAAGATCTGTTTCTATGGATAAAGTGGACTTTTAGTATCCACCGTCAGAGTACACGGGGAGAGGACGGTATAATGGTTGAACTTTTCAAATTCTACCGGGATATAGTGGGAGAAGACGTGTTCCAGACTGTAAGAAGTTTTTTATTAGAGGTGGAATTTTAAATAACTTTAACCACACCAATATCTGCCTAGTGCCAAAGGTACCAGATGCGAGCAATATGACTTAAGTAAGGCCTTTCAATTTGTCCTCTATTGTCTATAAAATCATTTCAAAGGTGCTAGTCCACAAACTCCAAGGGTGTATGGTCAAGATGATAACCCCTGCTCAGACTGCATTCCCAAAAGATAAGCGTGTTTCTGATAGCATTCTTATAGCACACGAATGTATGCACTACCTTAGCCACAAAAGCAGGCTTGGAATACGAAATGACGCTGAAACTTGATGTGAGTAAAGCCTACGACAGAGTGGAATGAAATTTTCTATGGTATATTATGAGGTAGTTGAGCTTTAAATCGACATTCATTCATTGGATTCCCCAATTGATGATAGCTGTTTCTTATTTTATTGTTATGAAAGGTCAACTCTATGATTTTTTAGACCAAATAGAGGCATCTGTCAAGGCGATCGTCTTTTGTGCAGACGGACTTTTCTTCTTGCTACACAAAACAGAGCAAAACAGTCTCATTTAAAAAATTCAGACAAACAGAAGATGTCCAATCATAAATTACTTGCCAGTTACTAATGGTTTTTATTTTGTTCGATAAAGTCTCAAAAGATAGTTGTGCCTCTTTTCTAGAATTATTAGATTCTTATGAGAGCTTCAGTTTTTCAGTAATAACACTGCAGGGTAGATTAAAACTTCTCTAGTAGCCCAACTGAATATTTCTCACATAGGTGCACAGAATAAATGGTTGGGCTTGCTTGTTGTTGTCAACCGCTTTAAAAAAGCCACCTTCGTCTCAATCCAAGATAAGGTTCTCAAAAAGACACGAGGATGAAAAAAGCGCTCGTCAGTTAATGGAGGAACATAGATATTACTACGAGCAGTTAGTGAAGCCATACCAATCTATACTTTGTGTTGTTTTAAACTTCCAAACAGTTTGCCAAACGAAATTCATTGTATACTAACCTAGTTTTAATGAGGGCAGCAAACTTCCAAAAGGTGAATGGTATGGATTAGCTAGGATGAGATAACTAGGTCTAACAAAGAAGGCGGGCTTCAAAAATGTCAGGGCTTAAAACATGACTTTTTTGGGTAAACAGTTCTGAAAAATGGCAACTTAACCTAACTTTCTTGTTTCTTAAATACTTAAAAGCGCATACTGCAGATTTAATTCTGTCCTCACAATAGGAATAAGAACTTTACCTTCTCAAAATTGGCAAAGTATTTTTACAAAAAAGGCGAATTGTAGAGAAAGACATTGGTTGGAAGGCAAGTTTTAACAATATCTAAACCTTCGTTGAACCATGACTCCCTCTTTCCTACTCCTTCAACGTTCCACCATTTGCGGCATTGCTATCAGATGGCAACCATTTGTTGTGGGTAAATGACATGTTTTTGTCAAACAAATAGTAACACTAAGCATTAATTCCAGACCTTTTTTCGTTTGAAAATTGTTTAGCAAATCCTCTCTATAATCCCAGAAAAAGGCAAAGACACAAGATGGTTGATGAACAGAGTAGAAACATATAACGTTGCATCAGCGTACAAGATTGCTACCATGCTTGCGTTAAATTCTGCCTAAACTTCATGCAATAGACACCAATTTCAAGCTAACCATAAAAGCTAAAAATGCCTCGCAAGTTTCTGCTTTTTGCATGAAAAATCTTGCACGATAAGCTTCATGTTCTGCTTCTTATCCTCCAATGATTTCCATCTACTCTGACAATTTACCCAATCTGTAATTCAACACCAGAATGCCAATCTACTCTTAATGGAGGAACTCGGTGTTACAAACTGGACAGGAAATAAACTCTCATAAAGCTCAGCTGGTTTTGATAGTAGCTTAGAATATGTAGAAAGAAAAGTGTCGGCGAACTTTTAAACATGTTAAGGAGTCTCCAGAAGAAATATTACCAACATCGTTTAAGTCAAACCAATTTTGCGTTACGTATAATACCCTAAAATCTTTTTCACtatttacttatctatgttatttTGTTCTTATAATTTTGCCTGTTCGTAAGTATTTGAAAACcctccttttttatttctcttttcttgACTTTTAGACATATTGTGTTCGTTTTTCTGTTAATAAAATACCACCACTGTCTTTTGAAATAAAATTCTACATCGTAAGTCCCAATCAAGTTTATGTAAAATcggtttgtattgtaggtggttcTTTCATATATCTGGCTGTAACTGAATTTTTGCCACATGATTTATGACATTGCTAAAATAACTTGCACGTTAATATTGTTTACAAATATAATCTAATATccttttgaattttacttttagaATTTGTGTTTAACTCTTTAATGTCACATTCGATGCACAACAAATAACTGGTTTGCGTAAGAAAAATTGAAGGAAAGAGAAAGCGTCCTATCCTCAGCAGTGTCGCAAATAATAAGACTTTCAGAGTTGACTATAAGCATTCAAAGCACATATAAAGTAGGACCTGTGAGTTGCATCAGATTTCTGAAGAGTGGCTGTTAGACTGGCTTTGTTTACAAACACGGGATACCGAGGCAGGAATACTAAGACAAAATGATGTTTGACAAATAAGACATAGACATAGACATTACATCTAAAGACACTGAATTCGCAGCCTTAGTTACCCAAAAGCCTATGAAGATATAAATCGTTTCTTTCCACAATCAACAACCTCTACAAAGTTGTAGCAGCAAAATggttaagaacaaaaaggaaaccactaaaaaaatgcaattgaaattataaaaaaaaaactatggaTGAATGGAATAAAAATGTGTTCTTACTACATCACAAATTATCGCTATTTACATTATTGAGTCATCGGCCATCAAATTACAGTATACTACAATCtccctctttctcttcctcctcttcctcctcctcctttccACTACGCTCCAACCTGAGCCTTCCATTCTATAAGGTTTTATTGGGTTGCTCGTATAGTGAGTGTGAGAACACGAGAAAAATAATTTCAGTAAATCATATTTTGCTTTTCTCATCATGTTGTAATGTCATGTACGGCGGCTTTGCCGGCAACGATCGAAAGCTGCTAGTTAAAAGGACAACCGAAGAGAAACTATTAATTAGATCATGTTACTTCATACATCAACTAAAATTTTTACTTTTACGGAACAAAACTAACATTTTGAATTAAGATATGATATAGCTCTAAGAGAAAGATATCAACTAGGAGGTTTTTTCTCATGGACGTGAGCATTATGCATCTATCTGGAAACGAATAAGGTGTCGGTCTAGCACAACACATTTAGTAATATGAAATCACAAACCTTATCCAGCTGAAAATGGATGTCAGCATGTAAGGGAAAACAATTTGTGGAACCGTTGTACTCTTCTTGAACTAATGGTTAAAGACTTCGCCCTATTCTTTCTCTTCCGGAACAAAAAATCTTCCGTATCTAAAACATATGACACCTGACAACATGCAATGGATACCAAGGGAATGTATGAGTGGAACTTTGGAAACACAACCCAACAGAATGTGCAAAATAAGAACAATATTCAGAAGTAGAACTATTATTACCTTGGATGAACTGCAAGATATCTTACACTCAAGACCATTAATAACTTGTAGTCCTTCCACAGCCTCACTTGAAATGTCATCAGCACAGGCATATCTACGTTTGTTCCTACGGAAATGaatcaagtaaaataaataagttttgtttaaaaatatattacttcaagAATGGCACCAAACAATTCTTTGGGCTTGTCAAATACCTTCTCAAGAAAATTCCAGACTTTTCCTTTTTTTCAGAGACAACAGAAAAAAATTCGTTGTACAAATAGCCTGAAAAGTTGGGGTCCATTGACACGGCAGTTACTTCAGGCTTATCATGTCCATAGTCCATCAGTTGAAGAGACAATTTCTTAGGTCCAGGTGACTGCAATCCAATACATAAGATTACAGaacagaaaatattttgaatttagttCAGCAGCAAATCcaagtagaaaaagaaagaaaaaacaaaaatcattACATATTCAATTCGGTATATGTTCTCTTCATGAAGAAGAACACGGGCATTTTCATGATAAACTGCGTCAACAAATCTTCCTGGTTTTCTTGATTTCTCATATGCATATAATTGGAGAAGCTTGTTATCCATCTCATCAGTGGCAACATTTTGAAGCTGAAATAAAAAGGAGAAATTTTCAGGGACAGAAAgttagaataaaacaaaatagatgAGAGAGCAATTCATGAGCTTGACCTGTTTAACAAGCTTATAAATCAGCTTGTCTAAAGTGAATAAGAGATATGACTGAGTTCCAATAATGGCTCGACAATCATCCTCGAATTTTGTATTATCAGATGAACCATCCAGCAAATTGTAGAGCGCATTCATGAACCTGTCGCATAAAAGAGTCCCTCAGTCTGCAAATATACtcgtattttaatttttaactgaGTGCAAAATTTACAAAGCATATCACCTGTTGTATTGATCAGTAGAACCCGTATTATTTGAAGCCCCCCATTTCCTTTCAGCAGATGATGAGTTAATCTTTGCTGATTGTATCCTCTCATACAATGTCTGTCAGAAAAGCAACACGAAACTTGCTAAGTTGCTATATCAATATTTAATTACAGGCAGTTGTTTATACTATTAGAAACCATCATGACATCAACATAGGTTTAGAAACCTTGAGGGGAAAATGGGAAGTAGACATCTTCATATCTGAAGTCATGacaaaaaatgaatgaaaaataaCTATTTCCATAAAAAGACAATTTCGTACCTGATGAAGTCTAAACAGGACGTAAAAGGAATCATTTCCATAAAAAATTCGAGAAGTCCTTTCTTTCCCATGTAACGCTGGGGGAACATGCTTCGCCAGCGGCTTTACAGTTAATAGGAAGCGCTCTGAAAATGGCAAGGAGGTTCCATCTCCTTCAACATCATGGGCATCAGCCATTCCTTCAGCTTCACCTTCACTCTCAGCTTTGTTATCATTTTCCCCATCCTCGTGCTCTTCTCGAGATTCCTCACCATCAGCAGACTCGCTTCCAGAAACATCAACATTCTCAGAAGCATTCTCACTGTCCTCAGATGACCTGTGTGGACTTTCCTCACCTTCATCGTCAGCATCAACATCATTCTCTCCTCTAACTTCACCTAAAGCTTGTtctccatttctgttttggtaTTGCTGACTCGAACCGCCATCCTTCCCCTTATGGACTGCATCCAAACCAGTATCTCCATAAACAGCAAAGTTATCCTCTTCAAAGTCTCCATTTGGGGACAACTCGCCCTCTTCTCTTTCACTTTTTAACTGCCGAACTGATTCTTCTGGGTACCTGTGAACTTCGGTCCCTTCTGTGATGGTCCCATTTGTGGATGTACCTGGTCTGGTAGAATCACCACCCTAAgtcatgaaaataaataaataagaaagtatTAATTACAAAACTTCAAACAATCGTTATCATGAATAATCCCAGAACACAAGTGCAAGAAAATGGTATCCCTAACACTATCTTCAGGAAAGCAAACAACTGCAATGTACAGAACGATCAAACATCAAACATACATATTCAAGAAATAACTTGCATAATAATTATATGCTATAAGTGAACAAGAAAGTGCCACATTATTAAGAAAGTTATGATGTTTCACCCGCATTATATGCTATAAGTATTTCATCATGTTTCAGTAGGTTGGCATCAACTGTACTTATCAGATACTGTAAATTATTATACTGATAGCAAATTTAAGTTGATCCGTAACATGAAGCTAGCAAAAACAAATTTTAAGTCGAGAGTAAGACAAGAAGCACAAAGGGTTGAGCCATACCTCTGATGAAGGTAAATCAACTCCACCTTCGCCAGATATATTACCAGGTCTAGACGGATTAGTGGCAATGATTCCTTCAAGGAAAAGGCTGTATCTTAGTTCCATTCATTATCAGAATGTGAAAGTGTAACATCAAATGACATTATCAAAAATAAAAGATGAAGTAAGAATTGAGAAAAATCACCATCCCAGAAGAAAGATACTAACCTGATGCATTATCCATGCTTGTTCTTCCATTACTTAGCTCCACTCCTAATGCTGGGGAAACATTAGCATTCACCAACCGCTCACTGGAGTGGTCTTGCTTATTGACTCCTGACATTTCATCAGGTGTGAATGAATTAGTATTAATTTTACCATGCTGTGTATTAGTGCCTGAAGTTTCAGTTTTATGCAGAGTGCGGTCTGGATCAAGACATTTATCATCTTTGGCACCACTGTCACCATTTGATTGCCATACTTTGCTAGAATTTGATTGATCTAATGGCATGCACTCATCCCCATTTCTAGAAGTGTTAATATGCTTAGGATTCACTACAATAGCACCAGCACCAGCACCAGCACTACCCTCACTCTCGGCAACACTTGCAGTGCCACTTTTGGCAGAATTATTCTTATCCTTGACAACATCTTCTGTATCCTCGGCACCCAGAGGCCGAGAAGGAACACACAGCATGGGTTCTAAAAATGTTGTCCAAACCTTCATAACTTTATCCAATTGTTCAGTTGTACACATTTCTCCACAAGAATATTTTACAAGCTGATACAGATCTTCATGAATATCAGAATCAGTGTACTCAAACTCAAGGTTTGGAAGAACAGGACGTCTATTTCCAGCAGCAATCGCAAGAAGAACATCATCTTCTTTGCGTTTCTTCTCACTGATTTCTTTGATTTCGGCCAGTAATGCTGTAAAAAGATTAGAAAAAGGAATGAGTCAGAAGAACAAAATGAATTCCTGCATCACGATAAGCTCATCAATGATTTACATTTTAGTTCTGCGAGGTGGTAGGCAAACATTGTTTTGTATTAGATGGGATGTTATTTATCAATGAGTCAAAAATTAATCCAGATGACTATGACTACACACATATTGTTATTGTGCATGACTTTATTCCCAACCTTAGAAAAACTACAAATAAATGTGAAAGGAGGGAGAAGCATAGAGTGCAGAAAACTTGTAGACAAGATAATGGAGAACTATGacacttttatttattaaatgcatgtaaaaataataaaaatggaaTTTGTCGATATGGTGAATTGTTTATAACTTAACCAAAAGGTCTTGTGTTTAAGGACTTGTTTGAGTGAGCTTCTAAAAAAAAATCTCTTTTCAAgtgatctttttttaaaagatcttttaaaaaaataaaagtaattttatgtttcacTATTTCatgtaaaaatatctttttatctatcaattatgtttgggtaaaataagataaaagtactTTTTGTTCATTTATGACGTGAAAACtatctttttttaaggaaaaaaagatattttaaaaaaagatattttaaaaaaagatgtaaattgtaacttctcaaaaaactattaaaatttttcaaaacacactaaaaaaaaaaatcttttcctaACAACTTAATGGCACCCAAACAAGCTCCAAGTCTTTGATgcagccaaaaaaaaaaaaatgtttttatagACTATATTTAATGAAGGGTATTTAGGGGGGAAAAGAGTTGGACACCAACCTTTCTCATATTCCCTTATATATAGTATAGAAGTATAGATATAGAGGTATAGAAGATATAAAGCGATGATACCTCACAGTATCAAAATAGTTGCAGCATAAAAAAGAATCTTCTAATTTATTTTGAACATTAAAAGCCTCATTGCCCTGTATTACTAGAAGTAAATGAACTGAAAAGTTGTTACCTTTAGTACTCAAGCTTTTTGTATCCTGTTGTTTAAAGTAGAAGCTACGGTGATCAAGAGATTTATGATAATTTTTGGCATATATTTCAGCCCAGACTTTATTAAAATCAGCACGACACCTTGCCCATTCATCTTGTTTCTGCTTCAAGCGGGTTAATATCACTGGCAAAGCCAGAGATGCATTTTTCCGTAACACATCCATCACATCTAGCCCATGGTCACCATATAATCGTTCAATGCACCTAAGATTTAAGGCTGAAAGTAATGCAAGAAAGTCCCCATCAGAATATGGAAAACATCAAATTACCTCATATTGCATCCGTGCCATATGAAAATATATTGATGAACAGAAAAGCCCTTAACCTGTTAAGTGCTCCTCAATACGAATTGGACTGTCTCCTTTGATTATATTATTATTGACCTTTTCTAACAGCTCTTCCACTCGCTTAGTAGTTGCATTTACAGACTCTAGCAACATATCAAGTTCAAATCTGCAAACATAGATTAAAATGATATCAATAAGTGATAGATAACTTAACGAAAACATTTTAAAAAAGAGGTAAAATGATATGGCAAACATGCTTATCATTGTGCAATTCAGAATCACGAATCACCCAATATGCTTCAATACCCcaaaagaaaaaagggaaaaaaaacccTCCAAACGCCAATTTTTAGGAAAGAAACAGAGGCAGCCGGGTGCATTTAGAACTTCTTAGTTATAACCAATATCTTGTTAAAACTAGATTGTTTGAACAAAATCCACTAGCAGGATTCTACAATGTCTTCACATGGCAAACATAAGTGACCTTAAAAAGTTTTTTCATTCTTTCCTCAAACAGAGACATCAGTTTTTGCAGCTCCCTTTCATCTGCATCTTTTTTCTTTGTTGTCTTGGCTTATATGAGAGAAACTACACTGCTACTTTCTTAAGATTTTATGCATTTTGTAAGACTTCTATTTGTGACGATTGTGTTTTTGAAAACTTTGGAGATGAGTGATGATTATATGTTATTGGTCTTATGAAAGTTTATGGTATGGCATTAATTTTGCATGTATCCTTGAATCctggaattcaattcaatacaGTTTATGATTCACAATTCAATGATTAACCTTAGCAATTCAAGTTCTGAATTACAATTTGATAACCTTGATGCAAATACAACCAATCAAATAAGCATCACTGCAAGTCTGACCTGTCATCTTCACATCTGAACAAGCTCTCTTCATACTGATTTTTCCGCATATGTTTAAAGGAATAATCCTCACTTCCTGAAGTAACAGACACCCAGTGATCATTTAATACTTCTGCACCAAGTTCTGTTCTCTGGCTAGCTACAGGTATTGGGTACTGCATAAGCACAGGTAACACATATGAACAACGCAATCAGCAAGAGAATCACAGATATCacattcaagtaatataaaacCGAGAGACAAGTAAATCAAGTATACATTTTTTGGCAAGAGACGATAGCTCGGAGTGCATTGATCACAGTTAGAAAGGTCCAGCTCATTTATAGGCTTTGACAAATACTTATCCTTGCTGGGATATATGGATATCTTAGGACCTGAAACATCCTTGTTGGCGGGGGCAGTGGATTTGTCCCTTTCTCGGAATTCACGATCCCTTTCTTTCATGCCATCATCCCTACAACGGTCTCGATCACGATCCCTGTCTTCAACCTTCACAGATTTTGGCCTTTGTCCGTCACTCCATAAGGACTCTGATGaaaacacacatacacacacacaaaaTAAAAGGTGAGTTTTGTGCGAAAAGACAAAGCTAAGAAACTTAAACATGGTATCAGATTACAAAATATATAAGGAGAATCTGTCATAATAACAGAAAATTCCAAGCCATtttacatacttttattcatGACACCAGCAAGGAATCCACCATCTGCATCACAGAAACTGATTAGAAATATCTTGGAAGTGTACCAACATAGAAATATGAAATTAGTTTGAACATTACCATTCTTTTCAGATTGTATTAAAAATTCATTAAACCCCTCCATAAGATCTGGATATTTCCCCAGTAAATCACCAACCTTGAAGAATAAGTGACCATGAGTTAGCAATTATATTCCAGAGCATGTTATTTAATAAGATCTATAGGCAGCACTAAGAAATATAATGGAAGTAGGCCAAGATAAAGTGTATAATTAACTTCAAGGACATAAGTTCTTCCACCAAATTATTTAATTACAATCGCAACACCACATTATATGTAGTAGATTTTCCAGTGGAGAGGATATATATTCTATTACTTCtagtttttttaattgaaaatttcagctaaatcaaaatttatcaaattattgaAGATGACATCATCAGCATTGAAAAGATTAGTAGTTCATGGTGCCTCAGCTGCAGGGTCATCTGTGAGGAATTTAGAACGGGATGCCACCAGACTTTGTCAAGAATAAATGACCAAAAACATAATACTGCTGGCCAATTATCACACTTCAGAAGAAACATAATTTATTCTAGACCATCTATTCCTGCCGTAATTGTTGTAATTGCTTCCTTCACAGCTCTAATTGTACTGAGTGCCAGGTGCCCCCTCACAGACAATACAAAATCCAAAAATCACCAAATCTTCTCAGTCTTTGATGGAGGAAGTTATCCTTTCCAGCTTTGCTGAAAGCAACTTGAACCTTTGTCCTTTACATCGAGTACAAAAATTGCTGGACTATCTACCATAAGCTCTCCCACAGGTAAGGTTATTAGGGAAGAACAAATGTGAATTGGAAGGAAGATCTCAAACAGGTTGAAAAATATGGTTCCGTCTGCAATTTGCATTGCTCAGATCTTCTTGTTTGTTTTGATAAAATGAACAAAGTGATTTGGTTACATGCAATCAAgctcaaacacttggtgaaatcttgTGGGTTCCTTTATTGATCAAGATGATACTGGGAAGATGATCACTTTAATAGGTGGTACAGAAAGCTGCTGCTTTGGCATAATGAAAAGGAAATTGGCTATTCTGTTGTTTCTGGTTTCTGATTTTATCCATATACTTGCTGCAAGTATGATTATGATGGCCTCTGCAGCATTTAAAGCATACTAGTATGCCAACACAATACCCCCATTTTAGCCATTTCATATTTCTCAAAACACACTTTAAGTCCTTCATTCCATTAGATCCTCCAAATGTACCATCCAAAATGATCCTCCTTCAATCTATTGCTTAATATAAGACATGACAGTATCGCATTGAGAAATTGGTCTTGCCTTAAATTACCTGAATGCCTATTCTCATTAGCTGACACCCTCATTCCTTGAAATTGGCCGCATTGGCTTGTAGGCTCCATAGAGCATAGGCTATTCTGGCCCAAACTAAACTCTGGCTGACCCAAATATAATCCAAATTGAATGCATGCAAATAAACTCAATTTTAAACACCAATGATATAGGAGGATATCCCTTTTTTTCCATATTTTAACATATTTTATTTAGGGAATAACGGTAAATGCCCACATCCAGCTAAACCAACAAAGCAAGATTAAATAAAAGACATGCATTTATAGAATCCGACAATGAAATCAGTAAACCGGATgacaagaaaaattaataataagCCATACCAATGACTGCAATTCATGTCTGGTAATTATTTCCCTGCTGTAAATATGCAAACACTTCAAAAATTCTTGGTAGTCATCAGGATTTCGTAATTTCTCTTTGACCTTTTCACAGAAAGCAAGCTCCTGGCTATACATGCCTGAGATAATGAAATTTGACATAAGTAAAAAACTGCTAAAGGAAAATAAGATGTTAAAAGTTTTATGCAACAAAAgatagaagacaaacaagaagttgaaataaatttatttttccctTATAACAAGGACAATTGATTATGAAATCATCTCATAAATGGAAAAATTTTAACACTTCTTCAATACAGATAACCCTATCAACAAGAGACACCATACTCTTCTTTTTTTATAAACTTTAGCAATATATGCAGTAGAATAGTGATGAGAAACATTTTGCATTAGTTGCTGTAATGAAGTTTCACTTTTGAcgcctttttcttattttatcaatttatttattttcaaccaaACATAAAAGCATATGTTTCCACTGTTTAAATAATGTATATCATAGCATTGGTTGGAAAAGGTaacaaatataacaaaaaaaCCAGTAGATTCAGGATCAAAATGTTGACAACATACTCACTTTTCAGAGTATTTCTTTCATCACAAGTGGATGGCATAGGGCGCATACCAATATTTTCATCATCAAGCAATGGTTCAGCTCCAGAGTCTTCAGCCCTACGATCAGATTTCCGTTTATGGGAGAACCTTTCCCTATCTCGACCACCATCATGCTCATAATCTCTATCGTCTCTGTCACGTTCTCTCCTATCCTCTCTGCGTTCCTTATCCTTCTCTAGACGTCTCCTCTGATCCTTTTCTGCCCTCATCAAACCTCTGTCATTATCAGGGTCGGGACGGTCAACACTGAGGTCACGATCACCATGTGAGGTCATAGTCCTTTCTCTCTGGCACACAAGATAAGTAGAATGTAAGCTTGATAACCAAACATGCAATCAGTGGGACCAGAGTCACCAAGATAGTAAAAGACAAAAGGCTACTTTAAGGCTTCAGGGTTTTAATGCCTTGGAGAAAGATCAGCCAAAGACTTATAACTACGTGAGCATAACATC carries:
- the LOC107643467 gene encoding paired amphipathic helix protein Sin3-like 4 isoform X3, with translation MMNGGAVAQKLTTNDALAYLKAVKDIFQDKRDKYDDFLEVMKDFKAQRVDTAGVIARVKQLFKGHRDLLLGFNTFLPRGYEITLPLEDEQPAPKKPVEFEEAINFVNKIKTRFQGDDRVYKSFLDILNMYRKESKSITEVYQEVAALFQEHPDLLDEFTHFLPDTSSAASAHYISARNSMLRDRSSAMPTVRQMHVEKRERTMTSHGDRDLSVDRPDPDNDRGLMRAEKDQRRRLEKDKERREDRRERDRDDRDYEHDGGRDRERFSHKRKSDRRAEDSGAEPLLDDENIGMRPMPSTCDERNTLKSMYSQELAFCEKVKEKLRNPDDYQEFLKCLHIYSREIITRHELQSLVGDLLGKYPDLMEGFNEFLIQSEKNDGGFLAGVMNKKSLWSDGQRPKSVKVEDRDRDRDRCRDDGMKERDREFRERDKSTAPANKDVSGPKISIYPSKDKYLSKPINELDLSNCDQCTPSYRLLPKNYPIPVASQRTELGAEVLNDHWVSVTSGSEDYSFKHMRKNQYEESLFRCEDDRFELDMLLESVNATTKRVEELLEKVNNNIIKGDSPIRIEEHLTALNLRCIERLYGDHGLDVMDVLRKNASLALPVILTRLKQKQDEWARCRADFNKVWAEIYAKNYHKSLDHRSFYFKQQDTKSLSTKALLAEIKEISEKKRKEDDVLLAIAAGNRRPVLPNLEFEYTDSDIHEDLYQLVKYSCGEMCTTEQLDKVMKVWTTFLEPMLCVPSRPLGAEDTEDVVKDKNNSAKSGTASVAESEGSAGAGAGAIVVNPKHINTSRNGDECMPLDQSNSSKVWQSNGDSGAKDDKCLDPDRTLHKTETSGTNTQHGKINTNSFTPDEMSGVNKQDHSSERLVNANVSPALGVELSNGRTSMDNASGIIATNPSRPGNISGEGGVDLPSSEGGDSTRPGTSTNGTITEGTEVHRYPEESVRQLKSEREEGELSPNGDFEEDNFAVYGDTGLDAVHKGKDGGSSQQYQNRNGEQALGEVRGENDVDADDEGEESPHRSSEDSENASENVDVSGSESADGEESREEHEDGENDNKAESEGEAEGMADAHDVEGDGTSLPFSERFLLTVKPLAKHVPPALHGKERTSRIFYGNDSFYVLFRLHQTLYERIQSAKINSSSAERKWGASNNTGSTDQYNRFMNALYNLLDGSSDNTKFEDDCRAIIGTQSYLLFTLDKLIYKLVKQLQNVATDEMDNKLLQLYAYEKSRKPGRFVDAVYHENARVLLHEENIYRIEYSPGPKKLSLQLMDYGHDKPEVTAVSMDPNFSGYLYNEFFSVVSEKKEKSGIFLRRNKRRYACADDISSEAVEGLQVINGLECKISCSSSKVSYVLDTEDFLFRKRKNRAKSLTISSRRVQRFHKLFSLTC